The DNA region ttaaaaagaaaaaaaaaattgaataaagagGTTTCATAAATCATACCAATTGATATATTTTCGTTAATTAAGATTGGTTTGATAAAAAAACGTTTGCTTGGTGTACTTTAAATTACATGCTTCGGTCCTCTGCAGAGGCTACAAAACTGAGTACTTGTTAGAGGCTTGCAAACACTATTGGAGTGCTTGGGCACTGTGACCCTGAAACAATGCAATGGAGTTCTTTGCAAATACATGCATATCAAGATACCAAAGAAATGAGTAACTAGCTTATAGTAGAGATGTAATGAGTCATATAAATTAGATATATACCTGCCATTATACATGTCCACATCTCATTCAACAAGTTGAAGCAAGTTTCATTCTAGCTCCCTCATCTGCATAATTAAGCCACCAATCAGACATAAAATTCTCCTACAAATCCTCCTCATCATATTGAATTGTAGTTGAGGAATTGATAAATCGCACGATTCCTTGCAAGTATGCATAATTGCAGATCATATAATGAAATCCACCCTTATACTCTGTTTAAAATCAAATTGGAATTTTAATGTTATTAACAGTTGACAAACATATAGATCTATCATTTGGTAAACATGAAAAgtagaataaattattacaaCACttacaaagaaacaagaacactCCCCCTCCAGAGAGCTTCATCAGTGTAGTAAAAGAGCCATGCATATCACAATTCACAGTCAAGGAGATGTGGATTCAAGCTCAACTCACattgaaaattaaagaaaaatgaagaaggaaagaaacccTCCCAGAGAATGTCAGGCCTCTCTGTATAACTTGAAACcatcaaattattataatacaCTTGAGTAATGTGGTTTTCAGTTGATAGGAAATTGAAGATGCTTAGATTGTTTTGGGGAGTTGATGATTTTAGTTGGAGTTTGTAATTTTGATCTTTCCCATCATTTTTTCAAAGGATGCTTCTGGTGATGGCTTTTAATTGCCGAGtctcttttatatatgttttggtgTCATTTTTTGCTATAGTCTTTCATGCACTACTATGATTGTTGATAAGGTATTCTTAAGATGCTTGATTATCGTAGAAATTGGTATTTGATGATCATATTGGGGTGATGATAGTGTTGGAGGGTTTTGAATCCTATTGAGAGTTGGATGACAAGATATGGGAATGAGAAGGTTGAGTAAAATCAGACAATATAGTTCTCCGATAATAATTCATTGTGTATCTGGATTTTGTATGTTTGGCCTCTTGATTGTAATTTGTTGCGTACAACAGTAGTGTTAATGGATCTCGGACTTGGGACAAAAGATGAATGCTAAGAGAGTTTGCTTCCTAGAGGTGTATGATATGTGAGTATTGTAGGAGGCACCTATAGATTGCTTTTGCTATTTCACTTGTTGTCTGGGTGGTCATCACTTGTTCCATGCCGTCCATAGACAAGTTAATTGTGGGAGTATCTTAATTTAGAGAGTTGGTGCATCTTTTTGACTGATCACgttgagtttagaggactaaactctttcAAAGGGGGAAGATTATGGACCCCACTCCAAGTCAACTTGGTCaacccttatttttttatataatacccgaattggttcCTCTACTTTTTTATCTCTTTCCTTTTGGCCCCTCTATTCAGACATGCTCTCCACTAGTCccttctactcttgaaaatgacccaacttagaccctctacccttaatctcttccaaTCTAGTCCCTCTACACTTGAAAATATAGCTACTAATTGGCCCATTTTAGAatagaagggactaagtagaaccattttcaagtGAGGGAGTAGTTGGGGCGTTTATGAGCAGACAAAGGAGTaaagggaccaattcgggtattatactttttttttctcaccttTTCATTTTAACCATGATTTGTTTTACTTTCTCCCTTCTCTTTAGAAGCATATAAGCTCCCTTCCTTATCCTTACCTTCTCCCACCTAAAAACCATGCTAAGCCATGCTTCCTTTCTTTAAAGACCATGCCAAGCCATGCCATCATCTTGAATTTTGAGCTTCAAAAGGAAGTTTGCCCAAAAGCTTTCTTTACCTTGGGGTTACCATCTTTGGCAGTTGATGAGGACTTGAAGCTCTTCACTTGCATGTCGTGGGAACCAAGAGAGGTTTCAAGTGGTGTTGTGCTAAGCTTCTTCTAAACAAGTAAGcctttttaaacttttaagcCTTAAAGTACTTCTTGCTTCCTTCAACTTTGGGTTGCTAGATCATGGAATGTTTTATAGCTTTAGGTTGTGGTTCTAAGATTGCAattttttcttccttgattGTAGTTGCGAGATGTTATGTATTATTTGATAGCATGTGTTATTTGTCAAGTTGTCTAATGGCATAGATTTGAGGATGCCCACAAAATGTTTGTTGAAATGCCATTTCCCTTGAAACTCGATTTTTGACTAAAGTGTGGTTAAGTAATCTTATGGTTAGATGTGTGGTTTGAAACTTAACATTTGTACTTATGTTTAgtgattgttttttatattagcTCCATGAGATCAGTCAAGCCACCATAACTCTTTTTGTCCTTTAATTTGTCACTTATCAACTTTGTAAAAATTATGACAAAACTTCACAAGCATTACAAATAATTTAACTCTTTTTATAGTGAACTAACATAACATAAGCAAAATAAAAACGTGAACGAAATGAGatttttcactttttcaaaaaaaaaatttatttttttactctttaCTAATTACTATctccaaattaaataaataaatataaaaaaaattggtatttcATGGTGCCGTATGACAACCAAAGACTATTTTGTTCAGCCTTTGTAAGTACAGTGTATTTATTATGATATTCTTTATTATACCATAGTGGTTTTTCTTCACCAAGCTATGTACCACACAATTTAATGGAACCTAACCTCTCTTtcaataaactaataaataaagaagtaaaATTCTTGATTTAACTATGCAAcataaaatttctcaaaaaaaaataaaataaaaaatgtaacaCAAATAAATGACTAGTAAATGCACATATACAAATGAAAACACATAATCcaataaaagttaaaagaaaaataaaatatgtagtCAACTTAGACTATCAAGTATTGGATGTGTTCTTTGGGATTAATCTTTGGAGGTTGTAATGAGGATTTTTGTGGAGCCGAGAACAAAGATGAGGTTGTAGAGGATGTTGACCTAGAAGACATGTTGGTGGGGTGGGGGGAGGACAAGGTGGACCAATAGATGAGGAAGATAAGTTTGAAGACTCGATTATAGTCTAGATGGGGACACAGATGTTGAAGATGGGGAGAATACTACAAGGCATGGGGTTGAGGTTGGAATAGAAGAGGAAACTGGACAATtgaataatgatgatgaagtaGAATCTGAGTATGCCAACTCGGATGAGCTACAATCATGCTCTTCTGAGGCAGAGGACAATTTGGTGCCTACAAGAGCTAGATATCTTTGAGTTCAATGAGGAAGTAGATATGAAGAACCCACAATTTAAAATAGGTATGAAATTCGGGGAGTTTTTAAACAATTCAAAGAGGCTGTTAGAAACTATGGAATTAGAAATCGTTATGCCTTCAAGTTTAAAcctaataacaaaaaaaaatgcaaggcATTCTATCAAAGTGGCTGCCCTTTCTACCGTGGGCATCCCTATGGTGAAGGATAGGAGCACTATACAAATCAAAAGCTGGAAATTTGGTGCATGAGTGCACAAGAGACCATGTTAATCGGCACGTCAACGCAGAATGGATAGCAAGGAACTATTTAGAACAGTTTTGGGCTGATCCATCTTGGAAGATTGCTGGGATCATAAGTGCGGTGAGGACAAATCAAGAAGTTGATATTAGCCGACTTAAAGCCTACAGAGCAAAACGCATAGCATTGAGGTAATTTGAActctccttattttttttttttatgtaatgtcaTAAGATTGCTACTACTGTACAGTGAGTACACAATATTAATTTACTCttactttgttttgtaattCCCTTTGGGATTCCAATACAAGATCATTGATGGTGATGAAGCATCTCAGATGGCCAAGTTGCATGATTACAGGTTGGAGCTATTGAAGACCCATTCTGGGTCCACCATCATTGTAACCCAAAATGATGATGGTGTGTTTGAAGGCCTGTATGTTTGTCTAGCTCCATTGAGGGCAGGCTTCTTGGCAGGTTTCAGGCAGCTTATTTCTTTAGATGGATGCTTTTTGAAGGCTATGTATGGCGGCCAACTGTTGTGTGTTGTTGGgctagatgcaaatgattgcatctatcccatatgTTGGGCAATGGTAAAGAAGGAGAACAAGGAGAACTGGAAGTGGTTCCTTCAGGTGCTGAAGTTAAATTACATTCCTTAATTATATGGTATCAACTATTTCCTTAATTTCCTTATGTACTTATTCTGGTGCAGGTATTGGCTCAAGATTTGTGTATAATTGACAACAAACAATCCATCTGAATGTTTTAAAAGCCTCATCCTAGTAGCTAGAATAAAAGGAGTGATCGCCATGAATGAGTTGATAATTAGGACACAACTGATGAAAAGAATTCAGAGAAGAAGGGATGCCATGCAAAAAGTACCTACATTACATTGCCCTAAAATACTTAAGAAGCTTGACAAATTCAAACACCAAAGTTGGTTTTATACAACAACCTGGTCGGGAGGAGATAAATATCAAGTTGTTGGTCTTGAAGGACAATTTGTGGTTGACAAAAAACAATGTAGCTGTAGTTGTAGAAGATGGCAATTGAGTGTTGTGCCATGTAGCCATGTCATATCTATTATATACTATAATAAAGAGAAGCCTGAAAAATACTTAGACAAATGTTACCTGGTTAGTACCTACATGGAGACATATAGGCACATCCTATTCCCTACACATGATAGGGATACATGGCCTAGGAGTGACCAACCACCTATCATCCCACCAGAACCAGTAAATAAAAGAAGAGGCAGGAAGACTTTACTAAGGAGGCAAGAGGATGGTGAAGAAACTGGCTTCAACAAAGGGAAAGTCAGCAAGCAAGGAGGGAAGATGAAATGCAGTGTATGTGGTCAAGTTGGGCACAACAAGAGGTACCACGGAGCTCAGCAGGCAAGGAGGGAAGATGAAATGCAggttagttaattttttatgttgattttatatgttcacaagtactaatttatttttttttatgcaatgtGTCAAGGTGAACAAAGATTTTTCAATTGTGCAAATGCATGGAGAAACATCTGAATTTATCAATATACAAGTTCATGGGATAACCACTCCAAGCTCACTTACTGAATTAAGGTTGAGCACAGAGGAGAGCCACAAGAGTGTGCCACCTGCAACAACAAATACATCTCCAGGAGCTAATATAGGGATTGAGCATCCAGTGGCATAGGTTGGATagctaatttttttctaaagtttAGTATTTAACTTTAGTCTTGTAGTTTAGTGCCACTGACTGAATTAAGTTTTCTACTTTAACAATGAAGGTCAGCACAGATACTTTGCATACAGTTAATCTGGAACAACCATCAGGAGGGACTCAACTCAAAATTCCAAAACTGGCGACAAGGGGTgtcaaaaaatttacaaatactaGCAACAAGGAGACATAGAATGGATCAAATGTGGAACAAAGGAAGGCCAAGGATATTGCTAGAGTAGGAGGTGCTGACAAGAGAAGGAGGGTATGGCTACCACCAGGAAGTGGGACCTCTGCAGGTCAGCTGTGAATGCCCAAGGGTGCTGCTATGagaatgtttcatttttgttattttggttttttgatCAGCTGTGAATGTTAGCTGTGAACTAGAGAAAGTGAATGGATTGAAGCTATAGAAGTTCTCAAATTGTCAAGCATTTTACTTAAACAGTGTTTTGTAAAACTCAATACTTGCTAGTGTTTTAGCAAAGATCACTATTTTTGTGAAGAACATTGCCAAATTTAATAGAATTGCACATTTTTGTGAAGAACATTGCCAAATTTTGAGAATACAGTATTCATAATATAGAATTCataatatcaaattttattcCAATACAGTATTCATAATTCAGAATTCATAATATCTGATTTTATTCCAATACAGTATTCATAATACAGAATTCACAATACAGTGTACAAAAAAAACCTAAGAATGTGTA from Dioscorea cayenensis subsp. rotundata cultivar TDr96_F1 unplaced genomic scaffold, TDr96_F1_v2_PseudoChromosome.rev07_lg8_w22 25.fasta BLBR01001797.1, whole genome shotgun sequence includes:
- the LOC120257016 gene encoding uncharacterized protein LOC120257016, whose translation is MAKLHDYRLELLKTHSGSTIIVTQNDDGVFEGLYVCLAPLRAGFLAGFRQLISLDGCFLKAMYGGQLLCVVGLDANDCIYPICWAMVKKENKENWKWFLQVLAQDLCIIDNKQSI